A genome region from Blochmannia endosymbiont of Polyrhachis (Hedomyrma) turneri includes the following:
- the holA gene encoding DNA polymerase III subunit delta yields MITHICLQQLQQQISIKKTCYYCYVIFGNNQFLLNDTQDFILKNLTSPHSYDQFVFSLNDQSTLNDIFEIAHTQSLFKCKKKIFLLYQTNKKIDNTIFKKISFLIPLMNHNLFLIFRINTLTIAIKNYFHSYKNLRKHIVFIECNTPQYNRLIPWILQRAKDLNFTLNQSSCELLSSYYEDDLNALHQILYQLSIIYPKQNLDIIHIKDLMNDTSSYFHISHLLGTILKYDKKRFERILNKLQAENTTKPLTVLRSIQNLITLLIMCKRTLSGKNHSLISSLLNKYKIQKSLHLLFIKKLNHITLKKLYLTITLLLQTELMIYQERTFIIWNNLKAVILLLSDDINHH; encoded by the coding sequence ATGATTACTCATATATGCCTTCAACAATTACAACAACAAATTTCAATAAAAAAAACATGTTATTATTGCTACGTTATATTTGGTAATAACCAGTTTTTATTAAATGACACCCAAGATTTTATTCTAAAAAATCTTACATCTCCCCATTCATATGATCAATTCGTATTTTCATTAAATGATCAATCAACATTAAACGACATATTTGAAATTGCTCATACACAATCTTTATTTAAATGTAAAAAAAAAATATTTTTGTTATATCAAACAAACAAAAAAATTGATAATACGATTTTTAAAAAAATATCTTTTCTTATCCCTCTTATGAATCATAACTTATTTTTAATATTCCGTATAAATACATTAACTATTGCCATAAAAAATTATTTTCATTCTTACAAAAATTTAAGAAAACATATAGTATTTATTGAATGTAATACTCCTCAATATAACAGATTGATACCTTGGATTTTACAACGAGCTAAAGACCTAAATTTTACATTGAATCAATCTTCTTGTGAATTATTATCCTCATATTATGAAGATGACCTTAATGCATTACACCAAATACTTTATCAATTATCAATCATATATCCTAAACAAAATTTGGACATTATACATATTAAAGACTTAATGAATGATACGTCATCATACTTTCATATTTCACATTTACTAGGTACCATATTAAAATATGATAAAAAACGATTTGAACGTATTTTGAATAAATTGCAAGCAGAAAATACAACAAAACCATTAACAGTATTACGTAGTATACAAAATTTGATAACCCTTTTAATAATGTGTAAAAGAACATTATCAGGGAAAAATCATTCACTTATAAGCTCATTACTTAATAAATACAAAATTCAAAAATCTTTACATTTATTATTTATTAAAAAATTAAATCATATAACTCTAAAAAAATTATATTTAACAATTACATTATTACTACAAACAGAACTGATGATTTATCAAGAACGTACATTTATTATTTGGAATAATCTTAAAGCAGTAATTTTATTACTATCTGATGATATTAATCATCATTAA
- a CDS encoding LPS assembly lipoprotein LptE: MNNISYIDCNTYKYQCNRSAYISLYIIHTLEKCITKSLFSDGQPAEYQMILTTTIKIVTPTNKYYPSNIVVSKSFFNDPVKILANSIKENTIRKKIYEEISEELTFKLLDVIKKYY, encoded by the coding sequence ATGAATAATATTTCATACATTGATTGCAATACATACAAATATCAATGTAATCGTTCTGCCTATATATCTTTATATATAATACATACATTAGAAAAATGCATTACAAAGTCTTTATTTTCAGATGGACAACCTGCAGAATATCAAATGATATTGACTACAACAATAAAAATTGTAACACCAACTAATAAATATTATCCATCTAATATTGTAGTTTCTAAATCATTTTTCAATGATCCTGTAAAAATTTTAGCAAATTCTATTAAAGAAAATACTATCCGTAAAAAAATATATGAAGAAATATCAGAAGAGTTAACATTTAAACTCTTAGATGTAATTAAAAAATATTATTAG
- the leuS gene encoding leucine--tRNA ligase — MEKIYQPNKIEPLVQTNWDNKKTFMVTEDFHRKKYYCLSMLPYPSGNLHMGHVRNYTIGDVISRYQRLLGKNVLQPIGWDAFGLPAEHAAILNHTPPSIWTYSNICTMKTQLKSLGFAYDWSRELITCQPEYYRWEQWFFTILYQKGLVYKKKSLVNWCPKDQTVLANEQVINNCCWRCNTKIQYKCIPQWFIKITKYADQLLYDLDILTDWPQQVKTMQRNWIGRSNGLEISFKILNSNNVVTIYTTRPDTIMGATYIAISIEHPLSKNIINNNNFLNYNFKNSQIYQTNQYKNLITETQGINTGMYAIHPLNHNILPIWISNYVSIKYGTGAIMGVPAHNQEDWRFANKYNLPMQSVILDINNKKPKVDTHAMVYKGTLFNSGEFNKLNHQVACEKITKKLINQGIAKHKVCYRIQDWCISRQRYWGVPIPMIILKNGNIVSVPSNQLPVVLPENITTNNVFNPLKSDDWIHTIYKNSPASRESDTFDTFMESSWYYARYTCPNYTSGMLSSQAVNYWLPIDQYIGGIEHATMHLIYFRFYHKLMRDIGLVNSVEPAKRLLCQGMVLSDAFYYINKNNEQIWVSPLHVTVKYDKKGHIIQAIDDDGNHLTHLGMVKMSKSKKNGINPDIMIKKYGADTVRLFIMFAAPVNMPLEWKETNIMGVHRFLKRLWRLVYEHINNGPVETLNINILNNQQTILRRKVHKTILKVTDDIDRRHMFNTAIASIMKLINHLISVPKKNQQDRALLHESLLSIIRMLYPFTPHITFVLWQALGAEGDIDHSTWPIGDKTALIERTKTIIIQINGKTRDTIDVVNNTPEHTIYDLVSQKDSTALKYLRNKKIIKTIYIQNKIINFITEKK; from the coding sequence ATGGAAAAAATATACCAACCGAATAAAATAGAACCTTTGGTTCAAACTAATTGGGATAATAAAAAAACTTTTATGGTTACAGAAGATTTTCACCGAAAAAAATATTATTGTTTATCTATGCTGCCATATCCTTCCGGTAATTTACATATGGGACATGTTAGAAATTATACTATCGGTGACGTAATTTCTAGATACCAACGTTTATTAGGAAAAAATGTGTTACAACCAATAGGATGGGATGCTTTTGGTTTACCTGCAGAACATGCAGCTATCTTGAATCACACCCCCCCTTCTATTTGGACATATTCAAATATTTGCACCATGAAAACACAACTTAAATCGTTGGGATTTGCTTACGACTGGAGTAGAGAACTTATAACTTGTCAACCAGAATATTATCGTTGGGAACAATGGTTTTTTACAATATTATATCAAAAAGGATTAGTGTATAAAAAAAAATCACTGGTAAATTGGTGTCCAAAAGATCAAACAGTATTAGCCAATGAACAAGTAATCAATAATTGTTGCTGGCGTTGTAATACAAAAATACAATACAAATGTATCCCCCAATGGTTTATAAAAATTACTAAATACGCTGATCAATTATTATATGATTTAGATATTTTGACAGATTGGCCCCAACAAGTAAAAACCATGCAACGAAATTGGATTGGACGTTCTAATGGGCTTGAAATATCTTTTAAAATATTAAATAGCAACAATGTTGTAACAATTTATACTACTCGTCCTGATACTATCATGGGGGCAACATATATCGCAATCTCAATAGAACATCCTTTATCTAAAAATATTATAAATAACAATAATTTCTTAAATTATAATTTTAAAAATTCACAAATATACCAAACAAATCAATATAAAAATTTGATTACAGAAACACAAGGAATAAACACTGGTATGTATGCTATACATCCATTAAACCATAATATATTACCAATTTGGATTAGTAATTATGTATCTATTAAGTACGGTACAGGTGCCATCATGGGGGTTCCAGCGCATAATCAAGAAGATTGGAGATTTGCTAATAAATATAATTTACCTATGCAATCTGTTATTCTTGACATAAATAACAAAAAACCCAAAGTTGATACTCACGCTATGGTATATAAAGGTACATTATTTAATTCCGGAGAATTCAATAAACTTAATCATCAAGTAGCTTGTGAGAAAATTACCAAAAAATTAATAAATCAAGGGATTGCTAAACATAAAGTATGCTATCGAATACAAGATTGGTGTATATCACGTCAGCGGTACTGGGGGGTACCCATTCCAATGATTATTTTAAAAAATGGAAATATTGTTTCAGTTCCGAGTAATCAATTGCCCGTTGTTTTACCAGAAAATATTACAACAAATAATGTTTTCAATCCATTAAAAAGTGATGACTGGATACATACTATCTATAAAAACTCTCCAGCATCACGTGAAAGCGATACGTTTGACACTTTTATGGAATCTTCATGGTATTATGCTCGATATACTTGCCCCAATTACACATCTGGAATGCTATCTTCCCAAGCTGTAAATTATTGGTTACCTATTGATCAATATATCGGAGGAATTGAACATGCTACGATGCACTTAATATATTTTCGATTTTATCATAAGCTCATGAGAGACATAGGATTGGTGAATTCAGTTGAACCTGCAAAACGACTGTTATGTCAGGGCATGGTATTATCAGATGCATTTTACTATATAAATAAAAACAATGAACAAATATGGGTATCACCTTTACATGTTACAGTTAAATATGACAAAAAAGGACATATTATCCAAGCTATCGATGATGATGGAAATCATTTAACTCATTTGGGCATGGTTAAAATGTCAAAGTCAAAAAAAAATGGAATAAATCCAGATATTATGATTAAAAAATACGGTGCAGATACTGTCCGATTATTTATTATGTTTGCTGCCCCAGTGAATATGCCATTAGAATGGAAAGAAACAAACATTATGGGTGTTCATCGTTTTTTAAAACGTTTATGGAGGTTAGTTTATGAACATATTAATAATGGTCCAGTAGAGACATTAAATATAAATATTTTAAATAACCAACAAACAATATTACGAAGAAAAGTACATAAAACAATCTTAAAAGTCACTGATGATATTGATCGTCGGCACATGTTTAATACTGCAATTGCATCTATTATGAAATTAATAAATCATTTGATATCTGTTCCAAAAAAAAATCAGCAAGATCGTGCTTTATTACATGAATCACTTTTATCAATAATACGAATGCTTTATCCATTCACACCTCATATCACTTTTGTTCTTTGGCAAGCTTTAGGTGCTGAAGGTGATATTGATCATAGCACCTGGCCAATAGGAGATAAAACAGCATTAATAGAACGTACAAAAACAATTATTATACAAATAAATGGTAAAACTCGAGATACAATTGATGTTGTAAATAATACCCCAGAACACACAATCTATGATCTTGTATCCCAAAAAGATTCTACTGCTTTAAAATACTTAAGAAATAAAAAAATTATAAAAACAATTTATATTCAAAATAAAATTATTAATTTTATTACAGAAAAAAAATGA
- the lnt gene encoding apolipoprotein N-acyltransferase, which translates to MNDQKRTTSQLNYYIFRILSATLAGLCGTLSFSPYNFWPAAIFSLTGLLLVITNCNYYQSSCFSFFWGIGLFGTGINWVYISIHQFGNIPKLMSIMLMFVLIIYLTCYPVVFSILLVQIWPISTYSRLIFAAPTLWISTEMLRGYLFGGFPWLQFGYSQINAPLKGLAPILGMEGITFGLMLISGLFVCILLKKHSLLLIISTTILIVFLWALQLIHWYHLVPQKSIVITLIQGNINQTIKWNADYISQILNTYLQHSFNNIKKSKIIIWPESAIPDSEIAQNNFLTQLDLTLRHKNVSLITGIIDVRYVQHRQQYYNSIIVIGDSTPYYYSNNNRYIKYHLVPFGETIPCKRYLESFFSFFNFPFSCLTSGKYLQPQLTVANIKFTASICYEIIFGNRIRNNFQADTDFLLTISNNAWFGCSIEPWQHLQIAQMRALELGRPLIHSTNNGITAFIAANGKLQSTLPQCTEAVLTNKITPTKGITPYVRLGSYPLKTILIIFTILAIKNK; encoded by the coding sequence ATGAATGATCAAAAAAGAACAACATCACAATTAAATTATTACATTTTTCGGATTTTATCAGCTACACTGGCTGGTCTTTGTGGTACATTATCATTTTCTCCCTATAATTTTTGGCCAGCTGCAATATTTTCATTAACCGGTTTGTTATTAGTCATTACAAATTGCAATTATTATCAATCTTCTTGTTTTAGTTTTTTTTGGGGAATTGGATTGTTTGGTACTGGAATTAATTGGGTTTATATTAGTATTCATCAATTTGGAAATATCCCCAAATTGATGAGTATTATGTTAATGTTTGTTTTAATAATATATTTAACCTGTTATCCTGTAGTATTTTCAATACTTTTAGTCCAAATATGGCCAATTAGTACATATTCGCGTTTAATATTTGCTGCACCAACTTTATGGATTTCGACAGAGATGCTAAGAGGGTATCTGTTTGGTGGATTTCCTTGGTTGCAATTTGGTTATAGCCAAATTAATGCTCCTTTAAAAGGTCTAGCACCTATCTTAGGAATGGAAGGAATTACTTTTGGGTTAATGTTAATTAGTGGATTGTTTGTTTGCATATTACTAAAAAAGCACTCATTATTATTAATAATTAGTACAACAATATTGATTGTATTCCTGTGGGCACTACAATTAATACATTGGTACCATTTGGTACCACAAAAAAGTATTGTGATAACATTAATACAAGGTAACATCAATCAAACAATAAAATGGAATGCTGATTATATTTCTCAAATATTAAATACATATCTGCAACATAGTTTTAATAATATCAAAAAAAGCAAAATCATTATTTGGCCTGAGTCAGCAATTCCAGATAGTGAAATTGCTCAAAATAATTTTTTAACACAACTAGATTTAACATTAAGACACAAAAATGTCAGTCTAATTACTGGTATAATTGATGTCCGATATGTACAACATCGACAACAATATTATAATAGTATCATAGTGATTGGTGATTCTACTCCATATTATTATTCTAATAATAATCGTTATATTAAATATCATTTAGTTCCTTTTGGAGAAACCATCCCCTGTAAAAGGTATTTAGAATCATTTTTTTCCTTCTTTAATTTTCCATTTTCTTGCTTAACATCAGGGAAATATTTACAACCTCAATTAACTGTGGCTAACATAAAATTTACCGCTAGTATTTGTTATGAAATTATTTTTGGAAATCGAATTAGAAACAATTTTCAAGCTGATACAGATTTTTTATTAACTATTTCCAATAATGCTTGGTTTGGATGTTCTATTGAACCATGGCAACACCTTCAAATAGCACAAATGCGAGCTCTTGAACTTGGTAGACCTCTAATCCATAGTACAAATAATGGAATCACAGCATTTATTGCAGCAAATGGAAAATTACAATCTACGTTACCCCAATGTACTGAAGCAGTATTAACTAATAAAATAACACCAACAAAAGGAATCACCCCCTATGTTAGATTAGGAAGTTATCCTTTAAAAACCATCCTAATAATTTTTACTATTCTAGCTATAAAAAACAAATAA
- the corC gene encoding CNNM family magnesium/cobalt transport protein CorC (CorC(YbeX) belongs to the Cyclin M Mg2+ Exporter (CNNM) family, and was characterized as belonging to a set of three proteins, at least one of which must be present for CorA to function.): MNDNDSQDSSTPVKKNFFSIILNHLFHDEPKNRNDLLKLIKKLKKNELIDNDTSDMLEGVMNIVKERVRDVMIPRSQIVSIQNHQSVEDCLNIIIKSAHSRFPVINKDKDHIEGILMAKDLLPFMKKNSALFNIEKILRPAIVVSEHKRVDKMLKEFRLQHHHMAIVIDEFGAMSGLITIEDILELIVGNIEDEYDDTNNKNIYQLTKKTFNICALTPIIDFNKIFHTNFKSEEIDTIGGLVMQTFGHLPKHGDSIDIEGYIFKIILTDSRRIIQMIVDIPKNLDFSLIPSKKKPTTFIKNE, translated from the coding sequence ATGAACGATAATGATTCTCAAGATAGTTCTACTCCGGTTAAAAAAAACTTCTTTTCTATAATTTTAAACCATTTATTTCATGATGAACCAAAAAATCGAAATGATTTATTGAAATTAATAAAAAAACTTAAAAAAAATGAACTAATCGATAATGATACATCTGATATGTTAGAAGGAGTTATGAATATTGTCAAAGAACGAGTACGTGATGTCATGATACCTAGATCACAAATCGTTAGTATACAAAATCATCAATCTGTAGAAGATTGTCTTAATATTATTATAAAATCAGCTCATTCTCGATTTCCAGTTATTAACAAAGATAAAGACCATATCGAAGGTATTTTAATGGCTAAAGATTTATTACCATTTATGAAAAAAAATTCTGCATTGTTTAATATTGAAAAAATATTACGACCAGCCATCGTGGTTTCAGAACATAAACGCGTTGATAAAATGTTAAAAGAATTTCGTTTACAACATCATCATATGGCGATTGTTATCGATGAATTTGGAGCAATGTCAGGATTAATTACAATTGAAGACATTCTCGAACTTATCGTGGGTAACATTGAAGATGAATATGATGACACAAATAATAAAAATATTTATCAATTGACTAAAAAAACATTTAATATTTGTGCGCTGACTCCTATTATAGATTTTAATAAAATATTTCATACCAATTTTAAAAGTGAAGAGATTGACACTATAGGGGGACTGGTCATGCAAACGTTCGGGCATTTGCCAAAACATGGAGATTCTATTGATATTGAAGGATATATTTTTAAAATAATTTTAACTGATAGCCGTCGAATTATACAAATGATTGTTGATATTCCAAAAAATTTAGATTTTTCTTTAATTCCGTCTAAAAAAAAACCTACAACATTCATAAAAAATGAATGA
- a CDS encoding FAD-dependent monooxygenase, with product MNKMYCDVLISGAGIVGSVLAIRLVQSGFRVIIIDSAVPHLLPTTSAPDLRVSAINISSVKLLHMMNIWKRIKSSFYVQFHELEIWECLSSKVVFNSDLLNLPYMGFIVENSRLQFALWENFLDYKNKLIFFDRCSLSSIFYNGKYWESTCSNGKSVNSLLLIGADGKDSLVRNKVNIGVTGWQYRQFCMLMSIKFTKDQKGKIWQLFTPSGPRGFLPLYDNWGSLMWYDNINNIHQLQELSLPILENILQKYFGERLGIIKLYKRFYFSLVRQHANYYVKQGLALVGDAAHTINPLAGQGINLGLRDVNTLVNILNAAKCGGELWNTLTVLQRYQNQRRYDNYFMQTGIDFLYTIFSNDILFIKFLRKSSLVILERSPILKKYILQYALGFEF from the coding sequence ATGAACAAAATGTATTGTGATGTTTTAATATCAGGAGCTGGAATTGTGGGATCTGTTTTGGCGATAAGGCTTGTGCAATCCGGTTTTCGTGTGATTATTATAGATTCTGCTGTGCCACATTTATTGCCAACAACTTCTGCACCTGATTTACGAGTATCTGCTATAAATATATCTTCAGTAAAATTGTTGCACATGATGAATATATGGAAAAGAATAAAATCTTCTTTTTATGTGCAATTTCATGAATTAGAAATCTGGGAATGCTTATCCTCAAAAGTTGTTTTTAACAGCGATTTATTAAATCTTCCATATATGGGATTTATTGTGGAAAATTCAAGATTACAATTTGCCTTGTGGGAAAATTTTTTAGATTATAAAAACAAGTTAATATTTTTTGATCGTTGTTCATTAAGTTCTATTTTTTATAATGGAAAATATTGGGAATCTACATGTAGTAATGGAAAATCAGTTAATAGTTTATTATTAATAGGGGCTGATGGAAAAGATTCTTTAGTACGAAATAAAGTAAACATTGGGGTAACTGGTTGGCAATATCGACAATTTTGCATGTTGATGAGCATAAAATTTACTAAAGATCAAAAAGGGAAAATATGGCAACTTTTTACCCCATCTGGTCCTAGAGGGTTTTTACCATTATATGATAATTGGGGTTCTTTAATGTGGTATGATAATATTAATAATATTCATCAATTACAAGAACTATCTTTACCAATATTAGAAAATATTCTCCAAAAATATTTTGGTGAGCGACTAGGTATAATAAAGCTATATAAGCGATTTTATTTTTCCTTAGTCCGACAACATGCTAACTACTATGTAAAACAAGGTTTGGCACTAGTTGGAGATGCTGCACACACAATTAATCCGTTAGCTGGACAAGGCATTAATCTTGGTTTACGTGATGTTAATACGTTAGTCAACATATTAAATGCAGCTAAATGTGGAGGAGAACTATGGAATACATTAACAGTCTTACAACGTTATCAAAATCAACGGCGGTATGATAATTATTTTATGCAAACTGGAATAGATTTTTTATACACTATTTTTAGTAATGATATTTTGTTTATAAAATTTTTAAGAAAAAGTTCTTTAGTTATTCTTGAACGTTCTCCCATATTAAAGAAATATATTTTACAATATGCATTGGGTTTTGAATTTTAA
- the nagA gene encoding N-acetylglucosamine-6-phosphate deacetylase yields the protein MYALTNAQIYTSNEILDQHIIIIDQEIIKGIYPKHKLPKMIKQYNLCGAILSPGFIDLQVNGCGGVQFNNGENALSTQTLEIMQKTNHRFGCTSFLPTLITTTNSCMIKAIDTVRFFLKNNRNQILGLHLEGPYLNPQKSGTHNVNLIRQPTKPMVNYLCENHDVIVKITLAPEKVKDSIIRKFNKSGICVSIGHSNATYQESKQSFNAGVSCATHLFNAMSLLNAREPGVVGAIFDTPEIYCSIIADGLHVNWANIRIAKYIKGDHLILSTDSTAPAGANNIKEFLFSNKKINCLHGVCLDQNGIFSGSSLTMIDAIRNTVKFVGLTLYETLRMATLYPARAIGVDNKLGSLSMNKIANLTAFTQEYKIIMTIVNGKHVIF from the coding sequence ATGTATGCTTTAACTAATGCACAAATATACACTAGTAATGAAATTTTAGACCAACATATCATTATTATTGATCAAGAAATAATCAAAGGTATTTATCCCAAACATAAATTACCTAAAATGATTAAACAATATAATTTATGTGGCGCTATACTGTCACCTGGTTTTATTGATCTTCAAGTGAATGGTTGTGGGGGCGTTCAATTTAACAATGGTGAAAACGCATTATCAACACAAACATTAGAAATAATGCAAAAAACTAATCATCGATTTGGTTGTACCAGCTTTTTACCAACATTGATTACTACGACAAATAGTTGCATGATAAAAGCAATTGATACCGTGCGTTTTTTTTTAAAAAACAATAGAAATCAGATTTTAGGATTACATTTAGAAGGACCATATCTTAACCCACAAAAAAGCGGAACTCATAATGTCAATTTAATAAGGCAACCAACTAAACCAATGGTTAATTATCTTTGTGAAAATCATGATGTGATTGTAAAAATTACGTTGGCTCCAGAAAAAGTAAAAGATTCAATTATTCGGAAATTTAATAAATCCGGAATTTGCGTTTCTATTGGACATTCTAACGCCACATATCAAGAATCAAAACAAAGTTTCAACGCTGGTGTTAGTTGTGCAACTCATTTATTCAATGCCATGTCACTATTGAATGCACGTGAACCAGGTGTTGTGGGAGCAATTTTTGATACACCAGAAATTTATTGTAGTATTATTGCTGATGGATTACATGTTAATTGGGCAAATATACGTATTGCAAAATATATAAAAGGAGATCATTTAATTCTCAGTACAGACAGTACTGCCCCCGCAGGGGCCAATAACATTAAAGAATTTCTTTTTTCAAACAAAAAAATAAATTGTTTACATGGGGTATGTTTAGATCAAAACGGAATTTTTAGTGGTTCATCGCTTACTATGATTGATGCTATACGTAATACTGTTAAATTTGTAGGATTGACATTATATGAAACATTACGAATGGCTACGTTATATCCAGCACGAGCTATAGGAGTGGATAATAAATTAGGAAGTTTATCAATGAATAAAATTGCAAATTTAACTGCGTTTACACAGGAATATAAAATTATTATGACAATTGTTAACGGAAAACATGTAATTTTTTAA
- the nagB gene encoding glucosamine-6-phosphate deaminase → MRVILLKTAEQVSQWAANYITNRINSFHPNIKNPFVLGLPTGETPIQTYQHLIKRYQNGQVSFKHVVTFNMDEYVGLSSDHPKSYCSFIHSNFLNYINIPKENINLLNGDVENIHYECQRYENKIKSYGKIHLFMGGVGEDGHIAFNEPGSSLSSRTRIKTLTINTRLANARFFNNDMNNVPKYALTIGVATLLDSEEIVILVTGENKALAVQAAIEGNLNHMWTISCLQLHPKVTLICDEASTLELKIKTIKYFKKIEMHHLSII, encoded by the coding sequence ATGAGAGTCATATTGCTGAAAACTGCCGAACAAGTCAGTCAATGGGCTGCGAATTATATTACCAATCGAATTAATTCTTTTCATCCTAACATTAAGAATCCGTTCGTATTAGGGTTGCCAACTGGAGAAACACCAATCCAAACTTACCAGCATCTTATAAAAAGATATCAAAATGGTCAAGTTAGTTTTAAACATGTAGTAACATTCAATATGGATGAGTATGTTGGTTTATCTTCCGATCATCCCAAAAGCTATTGTTCATTTATACATTCAAATTTTTTAAACTATATCAATATTCCCAAAGAAAATATTAATTTGTTAAACGGTGATGTGGAAAATATTCATTATGAATGTCAACGTTACGAAAATAAAATTAAATCATACGGAAAGATTCATTTATTTATGGGGGGGGTAGGTGAAGATGGCCACATTGCTTTTAATGAACCAGGTTCTTCTTTATCTTCACGAACTCGAATAAAAACATTAACTATTAACACTCGTTTAGCAAATGCTCGTTTTTTTAATAATGACATGAATAATGTACCAAAATACGCTTTGACGATTGGAGTTGCTACATTACTTGATTCAGAAGAAATTGTTATTTTAGTAACTGGAGAAAATAAAGCGTTAGCAGTACAAGCTGCCATAGAAGGTAATTTGAACCATATGTGGACTATTAGTTGTTTGCAATTACATCCTAAAGTCACCTTGATATGTGATGAAGCATCAACGTTAGAACTAAAAATAAAAACAATTAAATATTTTAAAAAAATAGAAATGCATCATTTATCTATTATTTAA